The following proteins come from a genomic window of Microtus ochrogaster isolate Prairie Vole_2 chromosome 7, MicOch1.0, whole genome shotgun sequence:
- the Gas7 gene encoding growth arrest-specific protein 7 isoform X4, which yields MSTRLPMRPPGNGPAVLLGFQPALALTGALCLQQNLGSSSPSKKQSKENTITINCVTFPHPDTMPEQQLLKPTEWSYCDYFWADKKDPQGNGTVAGFELLLQKQLKGKQMQKEMSEFIRERIKIEEEYAKNLAKLSQNSLAAQEEGSLGEAWAQVKKSLADEAEVHLKFSAKLHSEVEKPLMNFRENFKKDMKKCDHHIADLRKQLASRYASVEKARKALTERQKDLEMKTQQLEIKLSNKTEEDIKKARRKSTQAGDDLMRCVDLYNQAQSKWFEEMVTTTLELERLEVERVEMIRQHLCQYTQLRHETDMFNQSTVEPVDQLLRKVDPAKDRELWVREHKTGNIRPVDMEI from the exons AACCTGGGATCCTCGTCGCCGAGCAAGAAACAGAGCAAGGAAAACACCATCACA ATAAACTGTGTGACATTCCCTCACCCAGACACAATGCCTGAACAACAGCTGCTCAAGCCGACTGAGTGGAGCTATTGTGACTACTTCTGG GCGGATAAGAAGGACCCACAAGGCAATGGCACCGTGGCTGGGTTTGAACTGCTGCTGCAGAAGCAACTGAAAGGCAAGCAGATGCAGAAAGAAATGTCTGAGTTTATCCGGGAAAG GATAAAGATTGAAGAGGAGTATGCAAAGAACCTGGCTAAGCTCTCTCAGAACTCCCTGGCTGCCCAGGAGGAAGG ATCCCTGGGAGAGGCATGGGCCCAAGTAAAAAAGAGCCTGGCAGACGAGGCTGAAGTTCATCTCAAGTTCTCCGCCAAG CTCCACAGCGAGGTGGAGAAACCACTCATGAACTTCCGCGAGAACTTCAAGAAGGACATGAAAAAGTGTGACCACCACATCGCTGACCTCCGCAAGCAGCTGGCCAGCCGCTACGCCTCAGTGGAGAAG GCCCGCAAAGCCCTCACAGAGCGGCAGAAGGACCTGGAGATGAAGACCCAGCAGCTGGAGATCAAGTTGAGCAACAAGACTGAGGAGGACATCAAGAAGGCGCGGCGGAAGTCCACGCAGGCTG GAGATGACCTCATGCGCTGTGTGGACCTCTACAACCAGGCCCAGTCCAAGTGGTTTGAAGAGATGGTGACCACCACACTG GAGCTGGAGCGGCTGGAGGTGGAGAGGGTGGAGATGATCCGACAACATCTGTGTCAGTACACACAGCTGCGCCATGAGACAGACATGTTTAACCAAAGC ACAGTCGAGCCCGTGGACCAACTGCTGCGAAAAGTGGACCCAGCCAAAGACAGGGAGCTCTGGGTCCGAGAGCACAAAACAGGCAATATTCGCCCAGTGGACATGGAAATCTAG